The Xenopus laevis strain J_2021 chromosome 4L, Xenopus_laevis_v10.1, whole genome shotgun sequence genomic sequence TTCTTGTCTACAAAGGAAAGGGTAAGTGATGTTTTCTATAAGGGTTTTATGTAGGGGCCCACGCATTAGGCACACACAAGAGGCTACATAgatgaaataatatattatagtatgtaaagagacTAGGactatagaggttgagtgaggagaggaagaataatagtactgagagtgggcccctggtctaaggttttttgatgggcccctggtgttccagtccgacactgccaagcTAAAGGGCAATATGGAGAGGCCTGATGGGATACTGTTATGGGTGCCCCCCACCCTGTGCAGTCTTGCCTGATTTAAGCTAGGTATTGgatgtgatgggcgaataaattagcctgacgcgaattcgcagcaaatttccacttTCGTCGCagtcgaataaattcacaaaactcctggctgcgtccaaaaaaattgccaaaaatcatcaaaaaatcaacgccagcgtcaaaattgacatgaacGACTTTTCGGATGTGCGtccaaaattgacacgggcgtcaattttcgagtttcacaatttttttaccgTTTAGTGAATTAcgcaggaaattcacacattttttggcgaagcgaatcgggcgaaattcgcctatcactagtctcTACCATAGAGCAGAGCCAACAGCAGAACTGGTGGGAGCTGAATATCAGTTGCTCTTTGAGTCTAGGTGCCTCTGGTGGAATTCTGTACTTGATATGGATGtgatggcagatacattagatagtttcaagGAAGAGTTGGatgcctttttttttagcaatgggGAAAATATAAGGTTACCGATATTAACACGTTCTGTTCTTTCCAGggaaatttgctgtgaggccAGATAAGAAGTCTGAACCCAAAATCAAGGTGACCAAACATGTCGGGATGCTTGCTGGCGGAACTGGTAAGAGCGTCATAGGGAAATGGAGAATTATTTGCTCGTACAGATGTGGGATAGGTCAATGGTTACCCAGCACTATCTATCTAACTAAGAGATAATAGATATGTGATTATGAGGACTATACTGGGAGGAATGCAGACCTGAATTTGGTCTGTCTTAGAGTCCTGAGTCTTCCCTGCTCAGTTCTATCACTCCCATCACATTGACCAATAGAACTGAGTGGAGAAGCGTCTGACGATGCCAGCTAGTCCAATAGGCCTTCAGGCTGCCCCCATACAACGTTTTGGTTCACCCTTGGACAGGTGAAGGGGTGGAGAGGAATTTTTATAATGTGTAATTAATGCTACTCATTGTTTTTCTTAATTgggattattttaaaggggttgttcacctttaaaggagacatataggatacatgaaaaaaactatataattttgtaggcaattataagtaatacatggtgctaaaaattattattatctttaaaaatagccccttttttGGAGATCCCTATAAATGTTCTCTAGTCCCTGCCtatgttttaaatgaggggtgggcgtgtcctaacggtccctgccagaagaacaataggagggggacagccaatcacagccctgcagtcacacgagcacagacaggcttcagttccctatcaagtcctgctagctgctgattggttcctgtcctacagtgcagtgagctgagagccgccggctcccctgcacagcctgggaattcagggagcaggaagtggaacagaaggGAAGGATTATTAGGATTTtcgcagaaatattcaataaatcagcctgaaacactacttttttaagcacaatttttctatatctaaatgagtataatgcactggtacattcttatttttaacacaaaatgtctcctttaaattaactgttagtctgatgtagagagtgatattctgagacactttgcctttggttttcatcttttactatttgtgttttttgagttatttagctttttattcagcagctctccagcttgcaatttctgcagtctggttgctagggtccatattgcccgagcaaccatgcagagaggggcctgaatagagagatgagtaataaaaagtagcaatgagaatacgtttgtagctttacagaacatttgttagatgggtcagtgaccccctatctgaaagatggaaaaaaaatcaaaagaagtcagcaaataattaaaaaactataaaaataaataaataatgaagactaattaaaatgttgtttaaaattgtctataatataacatactaaggACCAGGAATGTTTTAAACTCAGTATCAGAGCCCATGTCCTTAACGGggaggttctcctttaaaggagaactaacccccccattGTAACAACAGCCTCCAACTACCTTCTATAACCTCCCTTTTACCTCTCCGGGCAGAAGATGGTGCCTCTCTTCATTTTAGGCTTAGGTTTTTATTCAGGGGCACCTTTCTGTCCAATGCACAGAGAGGGAGGggtgagggtttagttctcctttagaagtgaactaccccttttaaagAAATGGGCTCTGATACTGAGTTTAtattataaggaataaaaaaacaaacaaatacaaaaagtattgaagtattgtagaagtgatacctatattggctaacaataaaatgtagagataatacaatgaattagggtgggtttaaaatagtccaggagtctggattcactggggcaaatttacttaagggcaaagtggctaacgcaagtgaaaattcgccagcgtgacgtcattttgacacttcaccgatttactaacgggtgctggcgtaaatttgctagcgaagtagacatactctagcgctacttcgcaccctaacgtcAGACgtatttgcgctctggcgaagggacgaaactacgctaattcaccaacttgcggattttactgaacgttacctcttgcgccagacttgacttcgccagctcagaccaggcaaagtggaatagagcagataggagtttctttaaaaatagttgaaaatctttctaagtcccaaaaaacgctggcttttttttactttttactgggtgataagAAGAAAAAGAtcgaaatcttttttttttggggtaccctccttccgccttacatttggcacataaactatacagtgggcacatgtgtagagcaatataaggacctctatttaattttgttacgtttcccaggcttgtgtagtgtaatgtagttgctgcagcatacacgtccattgtacattaactgcacgccatatgctaattaggcatcactagcgtaacttcggactacTTATCATATTATCGCAAGCACAACTTCACAATCGTtcagtaacctgtgcgcaacttcagattttcgtGAATTTGCAGAGCCCTGGCTAAACTACACCGGGCgcagtgtggcgaagtgcggcgaaacgGTTACTAGCGCATTtttggtgcttagtgaatttgccaaagTGAGTTTATATAGAATTCCTGGTATAAAGCAAGACAGGGCTTTTATCGTAGCCCATAAAGGCTAGaattaaaaattgaaaactttATAGAactgtatttgtttattaaacCCATTTATTATGATGCcaggtttgttgtttttttgttgaaCTGCTCCTGACATACACCCATGTGTCTGTTTCAGGCATTACACCCATGTTACAGCTGATCCGTCAAATCACCCAGGATCCCAATGACAACACGAAATGCCACCTCATATTTGCTAATCAGGTAAATATTAATGTCACAGTCCCGTTGTGTCTTTTGTTCCAGGACTCATTTACTAATGTAAGTGCAAAGTGGAAAATAAACGGCTGCACATCACATTCTGACCTACAGACTCCACTTTAACAATGACATCTACCAATGACTCCAAAATCACGaacatgtgtaatgtaatgttcCCTGGAAAGTTGCTTCTATTGTGCCAAAAATAGTTTGTTGTTCAGGTTCCCAATAAGGAGCTTCCTTCCTATATTTGCCTGCCTGTAAAACCCAGCAGAAGGATTCTTACAGTTTCATATTATCGATGTGTTTGCAGACGGAAGACGACATTTTGCTACGATATGAACTGGAAACTGTAGCCAAGAGCCACCCGGAGCAGTTTAAGCTTTGGTACACGCTGGATCAGCCCCCGCAAGGTATGGTTTTGCTTGTTATCGTCACTGGCCCCACTGATATTTCATGCACCCTGCCTAGCACCCAGCGTTGCATGAAGCACAAGGACCTGCATCTGTAGGTGCTATAGGAGGAGTAGGGTAACCCTAACCCTGCACTTCATCCATGAATACAACCTGTGATTGGTAGAGGGTGAGGGGAGGCAGGTTGGTGTCCCCACTACCTTTTCAGCTTTcatgtcattcagatgtgcaagttagggacgGAGCCCATCTCCAGGGGTGTAACTGCAGAAGGATCAGACCctacggctgcaggggggccccaggaagtataggggagCCTATGAGGCCATAATTAATGtgccatttcaatatatattggtataacAAAAAACCTCGATATTTAGGGGGacctaaaattaatttactgttGGGCctaataacatctagttacaccactgcccatcTAATCTCAATTTGGAGAAGTTCAGACAGAACTATCACCCCCAGGGCCCAGGTGCCGGCAGAGCAGCCAGGCGCCCCCACCTTCCCCCTGGATGCAGTTTTCAGTGCACATTCTGGAGGGCCCCTTGGGGGTGCAGGCCAAGTGCAATTGCACCCCCCACATCactggtagttccgcccctgattTCATAACCCAGTAAGACCCCCAAATGCAAGTCCTTCTTGAATTAGCACTAAGAGGTGCAATTTTGCTCCATTCTAGCATCAAGTATTATAGCAGTCCACCAATGACCTTTATGCCCAGTCATGCCTTGCCATACCACCTCCTAAATATCATGTCTTGGGCCCAACAATATAACGTTCTGCAGTTGTAACTCTGCCTTGTCCTGTACTCTCCcagctgagaatgctgggagttgtagttcacaaaaCAGACCTTTGTATTCTGGTAATTTCTacggcattaaaggagaactaaagactaactaaagaagcaggcaagaaatgttgtacaatatgttttgggcttctgtaccagcccaaggcaaccacagccctttagcagtaaagatctgtgtctcgaaagatgccccagtagctccccatcttcttttctgctgattcactgcacatgctctgtgctgctgtcacttactgagcttagggagccactcacaatatacagtacacatagaatagaaatgtcacaatataaggctgattagtaattaatacagataattactacatggcagcacagaaaccagtgcaattagcatcagaatttaataatcagcaaacctgtagcatcatcttatattacagccagggaagctcattttctgctggataattagtgacgagccctaagcttagcttctcaacagccaatcagagcccactgagcatgtgagtgtcacagacactttccaagatggtgaccccctgtgacaagtttgaagtcctggatcattgctgctattgacaagctgaaactttagcctcgtgcaataagttcagtatataaaatattgcatttttagccacattagtTCTCCTTTGCTTTGCAGGGTGGAAGTACGGCTCTGGCTTTGTCACCGCAGACATGATTAAAGAACATCTGCCGCCTCCATCCGAGGATGTCCTTGTGCTGATGTGTGGGCCTCCTCCCATGATCCAGTTTGCGTGCCAAGATAACCTGAGCAAGCTTGGCTACCCTGAGGCCACAAGGTTTGCTTACTAGTGTGGAAATGAATGCAAAGCCGACTGTGCCAGGGGATACTGCCAAGCTGATGTTTTACAATCAATGCCATGGACAAACTTCAATATCAGAACAGCTGGGGTATCCCATAACATTCCGATGCTCAGGTTCTGCCACCTGTCCCAGTGGTACCACCAGGGCTGTGCCAAGACCATTCCTGTTCAGTTTTGCTGCCTTTAAATCTGCTGGGAACTTCTTATTTCTGTccaagtctcacataactcagtGAGTCTTTTTATTATCTCACCAGAATCCAGATGCACAGAGCATGCTGGGATTATTTTAACCCATTCCTTGGATCTGATGTCTGTTTCATATCAAGAACTCTTGATGTGGATTATGATTAAATGGAGAGATGCAGAATctgcaaatgtttaataaatatgttttacttaCTGCCTTGCTCATCACTTAATATACAGGTCGGGAACTTTCAGTAGCTCatggattataagggataatgtagccccactgtaaatgataaggatattagaaatcactgaggggttgttctgtgaccatataaaggcacaaggctgcaggctgagttatacagggaactctgagtatcactcatgtattataagggataatgtaccccctactgtaaatgataaggatattagaagtcactgaggagttctgtgaccatataaagacacaaggctgcaggatgagttatacagggaactctgagtatcactcatgtattataagggataatgtaccccctactgtaattgataagaatattagaagtcactgaggggttctgtgaccatataaaggcacaaggctgcaggctgagttatacagggaactctgagtatcactcatgtattataagggataatgtacccctactgtaaatgataaggatattagaagtcactgaggggtctgtgaccatataaaggcacatggctgcaggctgagttatacagggaactctgagtatcactcatgtattataagggataatgtacccctactgtaaatgataaggatattagaagtcactgaggggtctgtgaccatataaaggcacatggctgcaggctgagttatacaaggaactctgagtatcactcatgtattataagggataatgtacccctactgtaaatgataaggatattagaagtcactgaggggtctgtgaccatataaaggcacatggctgcaggctgagttatacaaggaactcagagtatcaattatgtattataagggataatgtacaccctactgtaattgataaggacagtagaagtcactgaggggttctgtgaccatataaaggcacaaaactgcaggctgagttatacagggaactctgagtatcaatcatgttattataagggataatgtaccccctactgtaaatgataaggatattagaagtcactgaggggttgttctgtgaccatataaaggcacaaggctgcaggctgagttatacagggaactctgagtatcactcatgtattataagggataatgtaccccctactgtaaataaggatattagaatcactgaggggttctgtgccCATATAAAGTTGGTCTCTGTGCTTTTAATGGAGTTTCTTTCAACCAATATAGATTTATACTTCAGCATCTGGTATTTCCATTACATGCatacaagaaaataaaacaaattcatattgACCAAATGCTCTTTATTACATATTAGACCATAAAGATATTAGCgcagctaaaaaaatatactttttttttatagaaatgttatCTGTTAAAACCACCCTGGGCATGGAAACTCTCTTCAACTTTATATGAAGTGCTCTCTGTGTTAGTTGGTGCAAACAATAGAAAGAGAAGCTTTCATCTTCACAGAGGCGATTCCTATTAAGACCCCCAAGTCTGATGTGACCTTCTTTCTTTGGCTGCCCAATTGCACAACTGATTAAATTactaaaggtttaataaatgaggCCGTAAGAGTAACAAAGGACCTGCCCACAACATGCTAGAGGATGATTTTATCTGTAGTATTTCATTTATGACTTATTTTCTGTtctatatttacaaaacataaaAGGAAACAGAAAGGAGGTACCACAAAGCTGGTCCACTGATAAACATATACTACTGTGACATAAACATACATGTCATATGTCTAAAAATTCTAGGTTCAATCACATGCCTGTATGCTCTATAATAAACTGAATTTATGGGAACCAAAGAATATTCATTAGCTTCTTGTATTTTGCAACTTGTCAGGGATATGGGTGGAAGTTCTGGATTTAGAAGTCCTGGGTGGGCAGCCTCTCGTACTTGGACATCCTGGCTTTCTTCACGTAGACGTGTACCGATAGTGAGATGAGCGCCACGATAACAACTCCAGACAGGGCCACCACAACCGTGTTCATATTGAGAGAAGAGCTTGCACTTGAATCTGAAAACATGAAAACAGGTTTCTACTTGTAAATCGAAGTGTTTCAGCAGGTAGAGCATGAATAGCACATGTCCCTCTAAATGGTACCATGGCTTCTTTGATATGACTTCATAGCACACacagatgactatgaagattttcattcatccaggtcatggtatatctattataggtaattctaaaacaactggacttgctgagtaatcattgaagactttcactactcatccaagcagcttcttcagttcaattgactgATGTGGTGGGAAGTCCTTGGCATATAATCCTTCCACTAATAGCACACACAGGTTACACAGGTGCTCTCAAAACCATAAGGACTTGACCTTAATATAGACTGATTGTGGTCCAACCATCTGGGGTGAGCTTGGATTGGCCTATCTCCTACGTTCTTCTGAAGgttgcacttccattatattctaGCCTTTAGGTGCGCTTGGCCTGATGACCAAGACGTTGATTGTCTGGGAGATCTGTCCCCTATTAAAAGCTTCAGTAGGAGGATCAGCCTTTGAGACTAGGTTAGGAGACACTTTTTGACAAGATAAAGAAACTAGGCCATCTACGGCCTATAAAAATATGACATGAGGTACTGTAactagttaggaccaccatatggggctTATTTTGTCATTCTATGATGGCTTAGCAACATTATAATCATAACTGAAGAACCTTAAAAGGCCACCCTTACCTCTACTGCCCGAAGATGTGTTTTTTATGCGCAAAGGACCCTGGGAAATGAAGTGCTGCTGGGATTCAGAAGCAAGGTTCCTTCTCTGACGATATCCTTCTTTGATGGTAGCCAATGGCTTGATACATCCCTTGTTACAGCGGGTGTCTGGCTCACCCAGCTTGCATAGGATAACTGTGCAGCTCAAATAAACCTATTAAGAACAATCATTTGTAGTAGAGTATCAATATCCATAACAAGATCAGAGAAAACGTTTTGATTGTACAACCACCTACCCCATCACAAACCATATCAAAGGTGATCTCAATAAAAGTCCTGTTCCACCATTCCACCTACTCTCCAAACACCAGAGCTGAGCAGCTACGTTGGCAGTTTGGCTACATCACTTTCAGTCCTTGTCTCCCTGATTACGGACCAGGATCAAATACAGACAGAATGTAGGGAAAGGGAGTGGTTTGATTTGATCTGGTGGTGGGGCAGGGTGGGCTACATAGGGGCTTAAATGATTAAAAAGTGATCTTGGAGAGTAACAATTTGCTAAAGAACTTACTTCTTCATAGCTTCCAATGAACGCAAAGGCCTCCATTCCAAACCGAACTCTTGTCCTGCTCCCAGGATACATGACCACAGATTCATCTATAATACACCTGTATTGAAAACATTgataatataatgaaataatgaaactaTTTTGGTTTGTAAGTAAAACACCTGTGCTCTAAGATTGCATAGGAACACAGAACCTATACTATTTAGCCAAACTGGAACCCTAAGCTTTAGGCAGATTCCATAAATATGACAGGCCAGAAGATGAAGAAGCCTTAAAGATcatgaaataattaaatttcCCAAAATGCTCACTTTGTTAAGGTTAAAGCTTATGTGAATTTACCCATTGTTCAAGATGTCATAAAACACAACGTCGTTGGGGTCATCATGAGGGGTAGCTCTGCAGGACTCTACAAATAACTGGACATTGGGAACTGTTGACGTGACCTGTATTTCCATAAAGAGTTGGTCCCTCAGTAAGACTTCCAGAGGATACTGCGTCTGAATATCAATAAACTGCTCATCTGTATAGAACTGAAACTTGTAGGTGAAGTTTCCAAACCCGGCCTCCATGAACTCATAGAATGCCTTCTGGGGACGGAATGATGAAGACACCCGGTTCTTTTTTGGGAAGGAGCAGTTAAAGGGAATAGCCAGTTGGTGCTTTCTAGTAATCACCTCTCCAGGGTTATCAAAAGAGGTGACTTTGTTCTTGAAGACAATGTCCTTCTCTGTTTcctgaaagaaagaaatataaagcaATGACATGCCACATGCTCTCCAAATTCCCAACTGGTTGTCCTCAAGACAGCTCCTCAAGCTTgttgttggttaaaaaaaagctcattggttgctatggattattacTCTGGTGCAAATCCACCTAAAAAAGTCCATTATGCCACAAAAGGAGAAGATAGTTGGTATGGCTAATGGGGATATATGggcttttttaatgaaaaggtacaggctggattaaaaaaaatgctaaaggGGTTCTCCCATGAGGCTAGACAAGCACCTCAAACAGACTTAGCAGAAAAGGTTCTGCTGGGCTGTTTAGTAAATAGAAGGAAGCCAACAGAGTCCATCAAAGATATCATGAATTAGGTATGTTCATATTTTTGGAGAAACGACTGCTAAATCTCAACCAAAGGAGGAGGTCATGAAAGCTGTGTGAGGTCCAGGGTATATTGGGGCATAAGAATGACCAAAACCTTTCTTGTAAGGCACATTACAGAATTTTCCTTTGCATGCAACTTGCTTAGACATACCTCAGTTTTTGTCCCGCAAGAATTGTATCCAACACTGGCTATATAGTGGGTGCTGTTAGAGGTAACCAGACAACGTTGGTCATCAAGGCGCCAGTTATTTTCATACAGGCCATTCTCAGGGGATTTTGCAATGATCAATGTCATGGTATTCTCAGAGCATGTCAGAGAGGCTGTGTCGGATGAACAAAAATATTGACTTTTGTGAAATAATGCTACATATTTAGTCTGTAAACACAGTTGCTAGATAGTCTACTTTTAGAGATGGCACAAAGCTACCACTTTACTTCTCTTGTATGCATTTCCCCCAACAAGCTTACTGGAAAACACAGGCAGTTTATTCTATGAAACTTCCATAAAAATCAAACGGGAGCAGGTTGGAGGTATTACGCCAGAGTTTATAATGAGGAGCAGCATACCTAGCTTGCTGGATCCAACAACTACGATGATGCATCTTAATTCAGACTGATACCTTAGGAGAACAAAACAAAACCCTTAATAGATATTCTTTAAGAAGATAGCATTACATTGTACTTCTCAGCTCTCAATGCCCAGACACCCAGTTCCTCATGGCCCCATACAAGACTTTACACCAGAGAGTCATAAGCAGAGGGCCAAAGCATGGTCTCATAGAGACGGGACTGTGAGCAGGTCAAAAATTGAACTAACATTATACTGACCCATTAAATGTTTCAGCCACAAAGCAAAAGGGAACGCGGTCTCCAATGTCATCTTCTTCTGGTGTCCACTCCACTACCATAGAAGTACTAGAGGTGAACTCTTTGGTTATCCCAGCGGGTCCACTGATCTTAAAGTCTTCAATTCTAGAGAAATGAAGGACAGGAAAAAATGCATATGGCTTAATTAATATTATAGACTCATGGTGAGCTATGGCATTATATCTGTTAGATTTATTGAAGCTCCAACTTGACCAAGAAGTTCAAGAGTCCTAATCCTGCAAGTTCTtgatcaataaaaataataataataataaccccagTGTCAGCTCCATGGACAAGCCAATCCTCCTTAACCCACATGGTTggtccaaaaaatattttttggactgCTGGGAAGCGTATTATTATATTGTCCTTTGCATGATCTTCCTATTGATCATGATGCTCTCAATTTTAGTGAGGACAAGGAGAGGGGGCAGCGAAAACTGGAGACATAGTTGGCATTATTTTTATCAGAAATATGTTACTAAGTACTTGCTGACTATAAGCATTTGATTAAGCACCCTGGGGATGGaagttgttcttttgtttgcagAAATTGTTTGATAGAGCATTATAAGACCACCAACTAAGGCAACTTTTATGAGCAGCAAATATTTGATTCCTGAGCCTGATTGGGTGCATGACCCCAAACCTTCAAGCTTTGTTGTTGGAGCTGTCGGTTTATCCTGGCAACTCTACAGGCAAATGAAGATGCTGCTTTACCTTTCCCTTGTTGTCTGTGCAGAAAGATGCAGTTGGAAAGGAGACCCGGCCATGGCCCTCAGGATTTCTCCGTGATTAGGAGTCGGAGAGAGAAACTTTGGTCTGTATTCTCCATAAACACATGAAGACACCGGACTAGTAACTGCCAAAGAAGAAATGTTGTTACTCATTAAGAATTATACACATGCTTACTTATCAAATGAACACTATCCAGAATGCTACAAATGCTGCCCACATGTAAAGGTCTGTATGTACTTGTAGACTTCACCTTGAAAGCACCTTTGTCACTCATGTAGAAGCCAAATAAAGTATGCACCACTCTTGGTAGAGAATGTTGCACTTTGTGCTTTGCTCCAAGTGCAGCAATACGATGCAAAGAGCATTAAGCTTATACTGTATTGTGTCATTAGGAGCTCAATTTAATACCCATCAGTATTTATATCTCTCCTTTTAGTGACATGAATAAACCTGacaccagggatccccagccagtggctcatgagcaccatgttgctcaccaacccctgggATGTCCCAGTGGATTCAGGCAGTGGATGTGGCTCATGGATGaaagaggttggggacccccacctGGCACAATGACATTGGTATTGGTAGGCCCCATCCAGAACTCCAGTTGAACATCCTTGCTTTAGAAGCATATGTAATCTCTAATGAACAGGGCCCTTTTTACCTTCTGTAGTCAACTTGTATGGTTGAGTTATACATAGACCTTTTTGTTGTACAGTTATGGCATATATGTTGGTGCTTTGTAAATACTTGTTCATAATAAGAATAACAACCATAAAACGACTTCATTACTGGCCAACAAACAAATGGCCATGATTGTTTCTGTATGTCTTTGGATCCCAGATCTCTAACCCAAACTGACTTTTTTTGCATTAGAACCCACCCCATCCCAGTATAATTACCTTCCAGTATGAACTGCAAAGGAATCTTGCTCAGAGAATTCATATATGGAATATGCGGTGAGTAAGAGGAGTCCCATGATGGCATTGATGTTTCATAGTGTTCAGTGTATGCTGTTGTTGTTACTGCAGGAAGCGATTGAGTGGCAAAGTCTGTGACATAGTGACCGGTGGTGGACTCATGTGTATAATATTCTGAACGATCAGTTGGACTGGTAGCTATATGTCCTTCTGTGGGGTCCTCAGGAGTAGAAACCTCATGTGTAGGATACTGTGTGTGGGGCTCAGAAGTAGCAAAGTCATGTGTAGGATACTGCGTGTGGGGCTCAGAAGTAGCAAAGTCATGTGTAGGATACTGTGTGTGGAGCTCAGAAGTAGCAAAGTCATGTGTAGGATACTGCGTGTGGAGCTCAGAAGTAGCAAAGTCATGTGTAGGATACTGCGTGTGGAGCTCAGAAGTAGCAAAGTCATGTGTAGGATACTGCGTGTGGAGCTCAGAAGTAGCAAAGTCATGTGTAGGATACTCAGGCCCTGTAGTGTATTCTGCGGTTTGGTGGGATTcaagtcttgctgtatcagttGCTAGGTAACctggtgttttttcttctgtgtgCCATGAGGAAAGGTCAGGATGGGAAGTTGGATACATTGGAGCTTCTGATATTAAAGAGTCAACTGTTACTGTAGTTTCCAGTTCAATAATTGTGCTTTCTTCAATGGAAGTTATTGCATCGGTTTGATATGTCTCGGTGCTGTACCAGTAATATTTACTGTCCTTCTTCGCC encodes the following:
- the LOC121402928 gene encoding uncharacterized protein LOC121402928 isoform X2 — protein: MALLRVLIWCSSLLAAVTASHMMGGVMTFRPRGINPDGSLKVDFKYKAAFIDEYSLNFYWYCQYGNCGSQVQHSYARVDNSTYRWYQSEGHIVTHVRNDKPFYLADSNCCWVNANNNYGSWSLQTGVDLGTRSDTTKPNNSPVTTIIPVIRVPRNCPSSYKLMAHDPDGDTVQCRYGYQYGECGTCNWHSQFQLDQKNCVLSFSSTPSTGTYAFELVLEDFPSTNIFLRYSDGSISYKYRNRARKSREAKKDSKYYWYSTETYQTDAITSIEESTIIELETTVTVDSLISEAPMYPTSHPDLSSWHTEEKTPGYLATDTARLESHQTAEYTTGPEYPTHDFATSELHTQYPTHDFATSELHTQYPTHDFATSELHTQYPTHDFATSEPHTQYPTHDFATSEPHTQYPTHEVSTPEDPTEGHIATSPTDRSEYYTHESTTGHYVTDFATQSLPAVTTTAYTEHYETSMPSWDSSYSPHIPYMNSLSKIPLQFILEVTSPVSSCVYGEYRPKFLSPTPNHGEILRAMAGSPFQLHLSAQTTRERIEDFKISGPAGITKEFTSSTSMVVEWTPEEDDIGDRVPFCFVAETFNGYQSELRCIIVVVGSSKLASLTCSENTMTLIIAKSPENGLYENNWRLDDQRCLVTSNSTHYIASVGYNSCGTKTEETEKDIVFKNKVTSFDNPGEVITRKHQLAIPFNCSFPKKNRVSSSFRPQKAFYEFMEAGFGNFTYKFQFYTDEQFIDIQTQYPLEVLLRDQLFMEIQVTSTVPNVQLFVESCRATPHDDPNDVVFYDILNNGCIIDESVVMYPGSRTRVRFGMEAFAFIGSYEEVYLSCTVILCKLGEPDTRCNKGCIKPLATIKEGYRQRRNLASESQQHFISQGPLRIKNTSSGSRDSSASSSLNMNTVVVALSGVVIVALISLSVHVYVKKARMSKYERLPTQDF
- the LOC121402928 gene encoding uncharacterized protein LOC121402928 isoform X3; its protein translation is MALLRVLIWCSSLLAAVTASHMMGGVMTFRPRGINPDGSLKVDFKYKAAFIDEYSLNFYWYCQYGNCGSQVQHSYARVDNSTYRWYQSEGHIVTHVRNDKPFYLADSNCCWVNANNNYGSWSLQTGVDLGTRSDTTKPNNSPVTTIIPVIRVPRNCPSSYKLMAHDPDGDTVQCRYGYQYGECGTCNWHSQFQLDQKNCVLSFSSTPSTGTYAFELVLEDFPSTNIFLRYSDGSISYKYRNRARKSREAKKDSKYYWYSTETYQTDAITSIEESTIIELETTVTVDSLISEAPMYPTSHPDLSSWHTEEKTPGYLATDTARLESHQTAEYTTGPEYPTHDFATSELHTQYPTHDFATSELHTQYPTHDFATSEPHTQYPTHDFATSEPHTQYPTHEVSTPEDPTEGHIATSPTDRSEYYTHESTTGHYVTDFATQSLPAVTTTAYTEHYETSMPSWDSSYSPHIPYMNSLSKIPLQFILEVTSPVSSCVYGEYRPKFLSPTPNHGEILRAMAGSPFQLHLSAQTTRERIEDFKISGPAGITKEFTSSTSMVVEWTPEEDDIGDRVPFCFVAETFNGYQSELRCIIVVVGSSKLASLTCSENTMTLIIAKSPENGLYENNWRLDDQRCLVTSNSTHYIASVGYNSCGTKTEETEKDIVFKNKVTSFDNPGEVITRKHQLAIPFNCSFPKKNRVSSSFRPQKAFYEFMEAGFGNFTYKFQFYTDEQFIDIQTQYPLEVLLRDQLFMEIQVTSTVPNVQLFVESCRATPHDDPNDVVFYDILNNGCIIDESVVMYPGSRTRVRFGMEAFAFIGSYEEVYLSCTVILCKLGEPDTRCNKGCIKPLATIKEGYRQRRNLASESQQHFISQGPLRIKNTSSGSRDSSASSSLNMNTVVVALSGVVIVALISLSVHVYVKKARMSKYERLPTQDF